DNA from Rhodopirellula bahusiensis:
GAATGTGCACGTTCTTGGCGGTCAGCAAAAACGTCAAAACGGCGATCGGTTTGGGATTCGCGGTCATCGCAATCGAAGCCATCACCGTTCCTGCCAACCAACTGATCTACAGCCTGTTGCTGAAGAAGGGTGCGTTGACCTGGGTCAATGATCTCTTGATTAGCACGGACACTTACAACTTCGCGGAGGTCGACCTGACCTTTCTCGGGTTCATCAGCTACATCGGCGTGATTGCCGCCTTGGTTCAGATCTTGGAAATGTTCCTCGATCGATTCATTCCAAGCCTTTACAACGCCCTGGGGATTTTCCTTCCTCTGATCACCGTGAACTGCGCCATCCTCGGTGCGTCGCTGTTCATGGAGCAACGTGAGTACGCGTTCGGCGAATCGGTTGTTTACGGATTCGGTTGTGGTGTCGGATGGGCACTCGCGATCGTGGCGTTGGCAGGGATTCGAGAAAAAATGAAGTACAGCGACGTTCCTCCACCGCTTCGCGGTTTGGGGATCACGTTTATCACGGTTGGTTTGATGTCATTGGCTTTCATGTCCTTCAGCGGCATCCAGCTTTAGACCGCCGAAACCATCGCAATGACGTGCGTCAGCCATTTGGCTGACAGCAGTGAGTTTGTCAGCCCTCGCGGCTGACGTGAGTTTTGACTGTCAGGCAAGTTTGCCTCGCGTGCACCCCTCAATTTCTGATTCAAAATGCTTTCCCTTTCTTTGATGATCGCAGCCGTTGATCCGATGGAAGTCGTCTTTGGCGTCGTCATGTTCACCATCGTGGTGATCGCGTTGGTGTTGCTGATTTTGGCTGCGAAGAGCCAATTGGTTGCATCCGGCCCGGTCAAGATCATGATCAACAACCAAAAAGAAGTTTCGATTCCGGCCGGCGGGAAATTGCTCGGTGCTCTCGCCGATGCGGGCATCTTCGTCAGCAGCGCATGCGGTGGCGGTGGTACCTGTGCCCAGTGCAAGGTCAAGGTTACCGAGGGCGGTGGCGATTTGCTGGCGACTGAAACCGGCCACATCAACAAGAAAGAAGCGGCCGATGGGGAACGACTTTCCTGCCAGGTCGCAGTGAAGAACGACATGGTCGTGGAAGTTCCACCCGAAGCGTTCGACACTCAGAAGTGGGAATGCACGGTCAAGAGCAACGACAACGTCGCGACGTTCATCAAAGAGTTTGTCCTGCAGCTTCCCGAAGGTGCCGAGGTTGATTTCCGTGCCGGTGGTTACATTCAAATCGAATGCCCTCCCCACGAGATCCATTACAAAGACTTCGAAATCGACGAAGAGTATCACCCGGACTGGGACCAGTACAACATTTGGCGTTACGTGTCGAAGGTGGAAGAACCGGTCATCCGTGCTTATTCGATGGCCAATTACCCCGGCGAGAAGGGCATCATCATGCTCAACATCCGGGTCGCTTCGCCGCCACCACGTGCTCCTGAGGGAACGCCTCCTGGGAAGATGAGCAGTTACATCTTCTCGCTCAAACCTGGCGACAAAGCCACGATCAGTGGTCCTTATGGTGAGTTCTTCATCAAGGACAGCGAAGCGGAAATGGTCTACATCGGTGGTGGTGCCGGAATGGCTCCTCTGCGAAGTCACATCTTTGAGTTGTTCAAACGACAGAAGACCGATCGCAAGGTCAGCTACTGGTACGGTGGCCGTAGTCTTCGCGAATTGTTCTACATCGAACACTTCCGCGAAATCGAGAAGGACTTCCCGAACTTCAAGTTCAACATCGCGTTGTCTGAGCCTCAACCAGAAGACAACTGGGACGGCTACGTCGGGTTCATTCACCAAGTGTTGCTGGACAACTACCTCAGCAAGCACCCCGCACCAGAAGACATCGAGTATTACATCTGTGGTCCTCCAATGATGAATGCCGCTGTGTTCCGTATGCTCGATGAATTGGGTGTTGAACCTGAGAACATCGCCTACGATGACTTCGGCGGTTGATGCGGCGGTGACTGGTTGCCGTTGCGAACCAATTTGAAAGCAATTGAAGATTACGAGTTCGTAGGCAACGGAGGCCCTCGGTTGTCGTCCTGTTTGAATGCAACTGAGAGCCTCAGTCGCCTACGAGATTGATGCGACTGAGAGCCTCAGTCGCCTACGAGTGAGCCACCGTCCGAGACTCTCGGTTGCGATGCTTTTATGTAGACAACCGAGGCTCTTCGGTTGTCATGTTTCACGTCGGCAACCGAGCCCTTCGGTTGCCTTCCTGATTGCGAGTGCAAACGATTGCATTCGGGATGGTCACCGATCTCGTTGGCCAAATCGCTCATGCAACATGGACTGATCGCC
Protein-coding regions in this window:
- the nqrE gene encoding NADH:ubiquinone reductase (Na(+)-transporting) subunit E, with the translated sequence MFEQYLSIFLKAVFVENLALAFFLGMCTFLAVSKNVKTAIGLGFAVIAIEAITVPANQLIYSLLLKKGALTWVNDLLISTDTYNFAEVDLTFLGFISYIGVIAALVQILEMFLDRFIPSLYNALGIFLPLITVNCAILGASLFMEQREYAFGESVVYGFGCGVGWALAIVALAGIREKMKYSDVPPPLRGLGITFITVGLMSLAFMSFSGIQL
- the nqrF gene encoding NADH:ubiquinone reductase (Na(+)-transporting) subunit F, which encodes MLSLSLMIAAVDPMEVVFGVVMFTIVVIALVLLILAAKSQLVASGPVKIMINNQKEVSIPAGGKLLGALADAGIFVSSACGGGGTCAQCKVKVTEGGGDLLATETGHINKKEAADGERLSCQVAVKNDMVVEVPPEAFDTQKWECTVKSNDNVATFIKEFVLQLPEGAEVDFRAGGYIQIECPPHEIHYKDFEIDEEYHPDWDQYNIWRYVSKVEEPVIRAYSMANYPGEKGIIMLNIRVASPPPRAPEGTPPGKMSSYIFSLKPGDKATISGPYGEFFIKDSEAEMVYIGGGAGMAPLRSHIFELFKRQKTDRKVSYWYGGRSLRELFYIEHFREIEKDFPNFKFNIALSEPQPEDNWDGYVGFIHQVLLDNYLSKHPAPEDIEYYICGPPMMNAAVFRMLDELGVEPENIAYDDFGG